Proteins co-encoded in one Capsicum annuum cultivar UCD-10X-F1 chromosome 9, UCD10Xv1.1, whole genome shotgun sequence genomic window:
- the LOC124887040 gene encoding uncharacterized protein LOC124887040 — translation MASNILFIDFQSGVHHTNRLLHYSHVSQLSHLTLNTTSTSLQRISGVSSNIIEIRAPLLRSIDYIGNVRSICLENVPLLEKLSLSRREYYLGDGKCNIAKFFESFSVLDHLHLNDMEQVKYQRGFPMIFIVSNISAYRVESDDNDVQFLESLEVELFSDVTFNHLREVKLMQTNGTIPERQLIKLLLAKSPKLVRMLIEPCLVEESATVGIVAELIKFQRASRNAEVVYKLYKNPNPHPWLLLLLDMPVLEVRLAA, via the exons ATGGCATCCAATATCTTGTTCATAGACTTCCAATCAGGGGTACACCATACAAATCGCCTTCTTCATTACTCACATGTTTCCCAGTTAAGTCATCTGACTCTTAATACCACATCAACCAGCCTTCAAAGG ATCTCAGGTGTTTCAAGTAACATCATTGAAATTAGAGCTCCCCTGCTGAGATCCATTGACTACATAGGCAATGTAAGATCTATTTGTTTAGAAAATGTCCCTCTTCTTGAAAAGCTGTCACTTTCGCGTAGGGAATATTACTTGGGAGATGGAAAATGTAATATTGCCAAGTTTTTTGAGTCTTTCTCTGTGCTCGACCACCTCCACTTGAATGACATG GAGCAGGTGAAGTACCAACGCGGTTTTCCTATGATCTTTATTGTGTCAAACATCTCAGCATATCGA GTGGAGTCTGATGACAATGATGTACAATTTCTAGAATCTCTTGAAGTGGAACTCTTCTCAGATGTGACATTTAATCACCTCAGGGAAGTTAAGCTAATGCAAACTAATGGCACAATCCCTGAGAGACAGCTTATTAAGCTTCTGTTGGCCAAGTCGCCTAAACTGGTGAGAATGCTAATTGAGCCATGTCTAGTTGAAGAATCTGCAACAGTCGGAATTGTCGCTGAGCTAATAAAATTTCAGCGGGCATCACGCAATGCAGAAGTTGTATATAAGTTGTATAAGAATCCAAATCCTCATCCT TGGTTATTGCTTTTGCTTGATATGCCTGTGCTTGAAGTGAGACTTGCAGCATGA